One window of the Betta splendens chromosome 21, fBetSpl5.4, whole genome shotgun sequence genome contains the following:
- the LOC114847104 gene encoding collagen alpha-1(X) chain-like: MLAQLVLGWTALLSNVQPVSPSITARFPSSRGSRWWGQRCELFIPPPLPPPLFPPIKQKAELMVDITEHITGLKGEKGCRGPRGPEGQPGVKGPGGEQGTQGSMGRAGQKGEKGDRGWRGLYGDIGTPGMIKGTKGRKGFRGDKGADGGRGSHGEKGDRGVGAVPGEKGDSGLRGDAGQRGEQGPRGEPGGRGSTGLMGTLGPPGRLGHQGPAGLPGLTGDPGRPGQVFILPGLLGDTGNRGPPAKCNCSQAQSPTQLLDQIQTVFVADGEKQMRKLRGENVMVLRTDRRALYIYSQSQWINVLDRHRH, from the exons ATGCTGGCTCAGCTGGTTCTGGGATGGACTGCCTTGCTCAGCAACGTCCAACCTGtctctccttccatcacagCCA GATTTCCATcgagcagaggaagcaggtggTGGGGTCAGAGATGTGAActcttcattcctcctcctcttcctcctcctctgtttcctccaaTCAAGCAGAAAGCTGAGCTGATG GTCGACATAACGGAGCACATCACTGGACTTAAGGGGGAGAAG GGCTGCAGAGGACCCAGAGGCCCAGAG GGCCAACCTGGTGTGAAAGGCCCAGGAGGAGAACAGGGAACACAAGGAAGCATGGGCCGGGCCGGGCAAAAG GGAGAGAAGGGGGACAGAGGCTGGAGAGGCCTGTATGGAGACATAGGAACTCCTGGAATGATAAAG GGCACCAAGGGCCGTAAAGGCTTCAGG GGTGATAAAGgtgcagacggaggcagaggaagccaTGGGGAGAAG GGCGACCGTGGTGTCGGTGCAGTGCCAGGAGAGAAG GGCGACTCCGGACTGAGGGGTGATGCTGGACAGAGGGGGGAGCAGGGGCCGAGAGGAGAgccaggaggcagaggaagcacG GGGTTGATGGGAACTCTTGGGCCACCGGGAAGGTTGGGTCATCAGGGACCAGCGGGACTGCCAGGTCTGACCGGGGATCCTGGACGACCTGGACAAG TGTTCATCCTGCCGGGCCTCCTGGGAGACACAGGAAACCGAGGACCTCCGGCCAAATGCAACTGCTCACAGGCTCAGAGCCCAACACAGCTGTTGGACCAGATCCAGACG gTCTTTGTTGCAGATGGAGAGAAACAGATGAGGAAACTACGAGGGGAGAATGTGATGGTGCTGAGGACGGACAGGAGAGCTCTGTACATCTACAGTCAGTCCCAGTGGATCAACGTGCTG GACCGCCACAGACACTGA